From a single Vitis vinifera cultivar Pinot Noir 40024 chromosome 18, ASM3070453v1 genomic region:
- the LOC104882757 gene encoding uncharacterized protein LOC104882757, with protein sequence MEDHKKAWKQYGCSIMSDGWTDGKSRCLINFLVNSPTGTWFMKSIDASDTIKNGELMFKYLDEVVEEIGEENVVQVITDNASNYVNAGMRLMEKRSRLWWTPCAAHCIDLMLEDIGKLNVHATTLSQARQVVKFIYGHTWVLSLMRTFTKNLELIRPAITRFATAFLTLQSIYKQKQALIAMFSSEKWCSSTWAKKVEGVKTRSTVLFDPNFWPHVAFCIKTTVPLVSVLREVDSEERPAMGYIYELMDSAKEKIAFNCGGMERKYGPIWRKIDARWTPQLHRPLHAAGYYLNPQLRYGDKFSNVDEVRKGLFECMDRMLDYQERLKADIQLDSYDQAMGEFGSRIAIDSRTLRSPTSWWMRFGGSTPELQKFVIRVLSLTCSASGCERNWSTFESIHTKKKKKEIDLNIKG encoded by the exons ATGGAAGATCACAAAAAAGCTTGGAAACAatatggatgttcaattatgtcagaTGGTTGGACAGATGGAAAAAGTAGGtgtcttatcaattttttggtgaatagtCCTACTGGCACTTGGtttatgaaatcaattgatgcttctgatacaataaaaaatggggaattgatgttcaaatatcttgatgaggtggttgaagaaattggagaggagaaTGTTGTGCAAGTCATCACTGATAATGCCTCTAATTATGTGAATGCTGGAATGAGGCTTATGGAAAAAAGGAGTAGATTGTGGTGGACTCCTTGTGCTGCTCATTGCATTGATTTGATGTTGGAGGATATTGGAAAGCTAAATGTTCATGCTACTACACTTTCTCAAGCTAGGCAAGTTGTGAAGTTTATATATGGGCATACTTGGGTTCTTAgcttgatgagaacatttacaaaaaatcttGAACTTATTCGTCCAGCAATTACACGGTTTGCTACTGCATTTCTTACTCTCCAAAGTATTTATAAGCAAAAGCAAGCTCTTATAGCAATGTTCTCCTCAGAAAAATGGTGTTCAAGCACATGGGCTAAAAAGGTAGAAGGTGTGAAAACTCGAAGTACAGTGttgtttgatccaaatttttggcCTCATGTTGCTTTTTGCATAAAGACCACTGTTCCATTAGTTAGTGTCTTGAGGGAGGTTGATTCAGAGGAAAGACCAGCCATgggttatatttatgagttgatgGATTCAGCTAAGGAGAAGATTGCATTTAATTGTGGGGGCATGGAGAGAAAATATGgcccaatttggagaaaaattgatGCAAGATGGACTCCGCAACTTCATCGACCTTTACATGCAGCAGGCTATTATCTTAATCCTCAATTGCGGTATGGAGATAAGTTCTCTAATGTTGATGAGGTGAGGAAGggattatttgaatgcatggatAGGATGTTAGATTATCAAGAACGTTTAAAAGCTGACATTCAGTTGGACTCATATGACCAAGCAATGGGTGAATTTGGGAGTCgtattgcaattgattctcgaACATTAAGAAGTCCTACAAGTTGGTGGATGCGTTTTGGGGGTTCAACACCGGAGTTGCAAAAGTTTGTTATTCGAGTCCTTAGCCTTACTTGTAGTGCTTCgggatgtgaaagaaattggagcacatttgaatcg atccatacaaaaaaaaaaaaaaaagaaatagacttGAACATCAAAGGTTGA